A single window of Leptospiraceae bacterium DNA harbors:
- a CDS encoding O-antigen ligase family protein, which translates to MSKKGMVGIIFQAWFILFISLYLYFNDAQPNLVKELSANTLMVSVLFLFWQKKKIKGLDSYFFIFSSLSLILYTSITGMIFLPDSLVARQKLYLRFVFYFSVGLFLLLYKLGINKRILIFYTVIASSHIFLYRYHYSSIAILFYLVANLSLLKKFSLNKQNVFDLLVFLLFTASLTSTYTSFFYNGTNAVFGFFHLLSGIILYLYFKYLEDEEEIIKIIRFNHLFYGICLALYSIFILIYIFSHDFNPNFSLSIGGFHVSNIGSMIAVNFPAIIVVYLFFNDTNKVKASYIAIILLSFVVLYYTHSRASTLGVITSSLFIGIYYIKFGKDKKTNLIPILLFLVAFVVIFIGKKVFQSDVFNTGSLIARKSIWEAYTDRVLNHSILFGFGSNNEFFNTFLPINYLSEKVIDDLKYYFNNFQANPHAHNLYIQFFYNYGLYGLLILTGILLSTFALLAKKLIRNDLTLNEILAYSVLSSIFFQEIFDYTMLDAMTFFPTAFALGIISRYSFQLNSVHNLKSFSTININIIYALQFFIAIFISMVGFNLCVSEKVKILFKNEFTIDNFSNLKFKDNSSFSETKLKTFRRLDTLYLPINLDDKKEQFSGQVYLEAYKIQKEKKDLYLAEKNFQKCILIFPNSAVCYKKLEEIELLKENPDAANGYNKKYKDNDPFGLVN; encoded by the coding sequence TTGAGTAAAAAGGGTATGGTAGGAATTATTTTTCAGGCATGGTTTATATTATTTATAAGCCTATACCTATACTTTAATGACGCACAACCAAACTTAGTTAAAGAATTATCTGCTAACACCCTCATGGTTTCCGTCCTATTTCTATTCTGGCAAAAAAAAAAAATTAAAGGTCTTGATTCCTATTTTTTCATTTTCTCTTCTCTTAGTTTAATTCTTTATACTTCCATCACGGGTATGATTTTTTTGCCCGACTCTCTCGTTGCTCGTCAAAAGCTTTATCTAAGATTTGTATTTTATTTCTCTGTTGGATTGTTCTTACTTCTGTATAAGCTCGGTATCAATAAAAGAATTCTCATTTTTTACACCGTTATCGCTTCTTCTCATATTTTCCTTTACCGATATCATTACTCGTCCATTGCCATTTTATTTTATCTCGTTGCAAACCTATCTCTCTTAAAGAAATTTAGTTTAAACAAACAAAACGTTTTTGATTTATTAGTTTTTTTACTGTTTACCGCCTCCCTGACATCTACTTATACTTCATTTTTTTACAATGGCACCAATGCAGTTTTTGGATTCTTTCACTTACTCTCTGGTATAATTTTATATCTCTATTTTAAATACCTAGAAGACGAAGAGGAAATAATCAAAATTATCCGATTCAATCATTTGTTCTACGGAATTTGTTTAGCACTTTATAGCATATTCATCTTGATCTATATCTTCTCCCATGATTTCAATCCAAACTTTTCCCTCAGTATTGGTGGATTTCATGTCAGCAACATTGGTAGCATGATAGCTGTAAATTTTCCCGCTATCATAGTAGTCTACCTTTTCTTTAACGACACAAACAAAGTGAAAGCTTCCTATATCGCGATAATATTACTTTCCTTTGTTGTTCTTTATTATACGCATTCGAGAGCTTCTACTTTGGGGGTAATAACTAGTAGTCTATTTATTGGAATCTATTACATCAAATTCGGTAAAGATAAAAAAACAAATCTTATCCCAATCTTATTATTTCTCGTTGCTTTTGTGGTTATTTTTATTGGTAAAAAAGTATTTCAATCCGATGTTTTTAACACTGGTTCGCTCATTGCACGTAAATCTATCTGGGAAGCCTATACAGATCGTGTCCTCAATCATTCTATTCTATTTGGCTTTGGTTCGAATAATGAGTTTTTTAATACTTTTCTTCCTATCAACTACCTCTCCGAAAAAGTAATTGATGATCTAAAATATTACTTCAATAATTTTCAAGCCAATCCACACGCACATAATCTATACATTCAGTTTTTTTATAACTACGGTCTTTACGGTTTATTAATATTAACTGGTATTCTCCTCTCCACTTTTGCCCTTTTAGCAAAAAAGCTAATTCGAAATGATCTTACTTTAAATGAAATATTGGCTTACTCGGTATTATCTTCTATATTCTTTCAAGAAATCTTTGATTATACCATGCTCGATGCTATGACTTTTTTTCCGACTGCCTTTGCTCTTGGAATTATTTCGCGTTATTCGTTTCAACTAAACTCTGTTCACAATCTAAAAAGTTTCTCTACCATCAATATTAACATTATCTACGCACTTCAATTCTTTATCGCAATTTTTATTTCTATGGTTGGGTTTAATCTATGCGTCTCTGAGAAAGTAAAAATACTTTTTAAAAATGAATTCACCATCGACAATTTTTCCAATCTTAAGTTCAAAGACAATTCTAGTTTTTCTGAAACAAAGCTAAAAACATTCCGTCGATTAGACACTCTCTATCTTCCCATCAATCTTGACGATAAAAAGGAACAATTTTCAGGACAAGTTTACTTAGAAGCCTATAAGATTCAAAAGGAAAAGAAAGATTTATACTTAGCCGAAAAGAATTTTCAAAAATGTATCTTAATCTTTCCGAATTCTGCAGTCTGTTACAAAAAGCTTGAAGAAATTGAACTTCTAAAAGAAAATCCAGACGCGGCTAATGGCTACAATAAGAAATACAAAGACAACGATCCTTTCGGTCTTGTAAATTAA
- a CDS encoding DUF1499 domain-containing protein has product MFNCAGTRPTNLGVNGGKLIVCPNTPNCVSSQADSSDSHYIPPYKYTTDLSVAYAQLKSVVEKQDRVTIISTADNYLNAEFKSRLMGFVDDVEFYFDDMSKTVHIRSASRLGKGDLNVNRKRMESIREQLNW; this is encoded by the coding sequence ATGTTTAATTGTGCAGGAACAAGACCTACTAATCTCGGCGTCAATGGGGGCAAACTAATAGTTTGTCCTAATACACCAAATTGCGTTTCGAGTCAGGCAGACTCTTCCGATTCTCATTATATTCCCCCGTATAAATATACCACTGATCTGTCAGTTGCTTATGCACAATTAAAATCGGTTGTCGAAAAACAAGATAGAGTTACTATAATCTCAACTGCGGATAATTACTTGAATGCGGAATTCAAATCCAGACTCATGGGTTTTGTTGATGATGTAGAGTTCTACTTTGATGATATGAGTAAGACTGTTCATATTCGCTCTGCCTCTAGATTAGGCAAAGGCGATTTGAACGTTAACCGTAAACGTATGGAATCCATCCGCGAACAATTAAATTGGTAA
- a CDS encoding DUF2339 domain-containing protein: protein MADKESLDKLNQRVDMLERELSSIKSELSKLSSSDATVQIAKPDYKPNIITPKVTEPIKPTKPPRSFDWEVLLGGNILGKLGLSAIILAFIWFVKFAFDNHWINESGRIFIGLGIGFTIIMIGLFLAKRKMHIVPEPIIGTGITILYLSLYGAYYYYDLINAKEAFAAFTVLSVGTALLAGKTNLQVLYIFSLIGSILAPILLSSGENSYRFLFVYLTVVNLVFYYISQTNSWRVSPYLIFLANCVIFSGWAEKSLINSSPTPPLLYLSAMFLIFGMREIYLMPRLRKAMDISSPILTLLLVITFAGFGFWVVDVFYPKLTAHFLLFQAFLLVGFLKVFEKYSLPVLEATSSPKISLSAVLFLSWIAILFASISNFSQGHWITVSWILFAGGLSAVGASFRNKAYIAISIIPWFLALIRLYFVESAFDRQIYFVLNTRFGLFVLATLFLLFTYQIQKKNPIHKSIVGFVFAALFTLILGSLVEVHYLVSDTYYRNLSYSYVIAFYMIALLIPGFKFSYRSFRLTGIILGVVLISKFYLYDIWTMSIVVRIIAGFSLGIGLVLLSIIYQKYKDKINVNQILKLTAFPLLLMAMFSSDNLSADPFKNNGYKYFAEVNGLTKELVNDENNIYGKIRLTEEIARFHGTSDLRLVYEKELVPFFHRRVTVAAGKTGKTTPTIIYDNVTSNGMVYVLKFEEPPAKTEYTEIEIAGSEKYETGVYVSLGNEPNDWQESVSASIYNYYDDQASGKINRIKFRSGKYRYARLEFDSKHKFEITGALYSGIREKAEYKLDIKMEDLVNRADSDKQASVYYYDNPTHKAMSRMVLNFDEPKYSRSVEILQKDPATKEFVSVADTVIYKRQEDKGEHNIELPSYRGGELKIIIVNKEDKPLTLKSIEAYSEMEEIVFEIPKSSIVDESHPLLLYYGNEYVRSPEFDMKTTYDEKLKHVSLKVGEHKVNPEFAYSMMEPPVSSWIIRGVFGIGLLLMIYPAFTILRRYRTELDLEKKENETVS, encoded by the coding sequence ATGGCAGATAAAGAAAGTTTAGATAAACTAAACCAAAGAGTAGATATGCTCGAAAGAGAACTCAGTTCGATCAAATCCGAGCTAAGCAAGTTATCTTCTAGCGACGCAACAGTTCAAATTGCGAAACCTGATTATAAACCAAATATAATTACTCCGAAAGTAACAGAGCCAATAAAGCCTACAAAACCTCCTCGCAGTTTTGATTGGGAGGTTTTGCTCGGTGGAAATATTTTGGGCAAATTAGGATTATCTGCTATAATTCTTGCCTTCATTTGGTTTGTAAAATTTGCGTTTGACAATCACTGGATCAATGAATCAGGTAGAATCTTTATTGGACTTGGCATTGGATTTACGATCATTATGATTGGCTTATTTCTGGCAAAGCGCAAAATGCATATTGTCCCCGAGCCAATCATTGGAACTGGGATTACTATCTTATATCTGAGTCTCTATGGAGCCTATTACTACTATGACCTCATTAACGCAAAAGAGGCATTTGCCGCTTTTACAGTTTTAAGTGTGGGCACAGCTTTGCTTGCAGGAAAAACAAATCTACAAGTTCTTTATATATTTAGCTTGATTGGATCTATTCTCGCACCAATCTTACTTTCTTCGGGAGAGAATTCTTATCGATTCTTGTTTGTGTATTTGACAGTTGTAAATCTTGTGTTTTATTACATTAGTCAAACAAATAGCTGGAGAGTTTCTCCTTATCTAATATTTCTAGCGAATTGTGTTATTTTTTCGGGATGGGCAGAAAAGAGTTTAATCAATAGTAGCCCCACCCCGCCGCTTCTGTATCTTTCTGCAATGTTTCTTATTTTTGGAATGCGGGAGATTTACCTAATGCCTAGGCTTCGAAAGGCAATGGATATTTCTAGTCCGATTTTGACTTTACTTCTAGTTATTACTTTTGCTGGATTTGGATTCTGGGTGGTAGATGTATTCTACCCTAAGTTGACTGCACATTTTTTATTGTTTCAGGCATTTCTATTGGTTGGATTTCTGAAAGTTTTTGAAAAGTATTCTCTTCCAGTATTAGAAGCAACAAGTAGTCCGAAGATTTCTCTTTCAGCTGTGTTATTTTTGTCCTGGATTGCTATCTTATTTGCTTCCATTTCCAATTTTTCACAAGGACATTGGATTACTGTCTCCTGGATTCTATTTGCAGGCGGCTTATCAGCAGTTGGCGCATCTTTTAGAAATAAGGCTTATATTGCAATTTCCATTATACCATGGTTTCTTGCTCTTATTCGTCTTTATTTTGTGGAGAGTGCTTTCGACAGACAGATTTATTTTGTGCTAAACACTCGGTTCGGACTTTTTGTTCTGGCGACACTCTTTCTTTTATTCACATACCAGATTCAAAAGAAGAATCCAATCCACAAATCAATTGTAGGGTTTGTATTTGCTGCACTCTTTACTCTAATTCTTGGTAGTCTTGTCGAAGTTCACTATCTAGTCTCAGATACATATTATCGCAATCTAAGTTACTCCTATGTAATTGCCTTTTATATGATTGCACTTCTGATTCCGGGATTTAAGTTTTCTTATCGTTCTTTTAGGCTTACGGGTATTATCCTCGGAGTTGTTCTTATTTCCAAATTCTATTTATATGATATTTGGACAATGAGCATCGTGGTTCGAATTATTGCTGGCTTCTCGCTTGGAATCGGTCTTGTTTTATTAAGCATCATTTATCAAAAATATAAGGATAAAATCAACGTGAATCAAATTTTAAAACTAACTGCTTTTCCTCTTCTGCTCATGGCAATGTTCTCTTCTGATAATCTTTCTGCGGATCCATTTAAGAATAATGGATACAAATACTTTGCAGAAGTAAATGGTTTAACTAAAGAATTGGTGAACGATGAAAATAATATTTATGGAAAGATTCGTCTCACAGAAGAAATTGCGCGCTTTCATGGGACGTCTGATTTACGACTTGTTTACGAGAAAGAGCTAGTTCCTTTCTTTCATAGGCGAGTTACTGTTGCTGCGGGTAAGACTGGTAAGACTACACCGACTATAATTTATGATAACGTAACTTCTAATGGAATGGTCTATGTATTAAAGTTTGAAGAGCCGCCTGCCAAAACAGAATATACGGAGATTGAAATTGCAGGAAGTGAAAAATATGAAACCGGAGTATATGTATCTCTTGGGAATGAGCCTAATGATTGGCAAGAGTCGGTGAGTGCTTCGATTTATAATTATTACGATGATCAAGCGTCAGGCAAAATCAATCGAATCAAATTTCGCTCAGGCAAATATCGTTATGCCCGCCTAGAGTTTGACTCAAAGCATAAATTTGAAATTACAGGTGCATTGTATTCAGGGATTAGAGAGAAGGCTGAATATAAATTGGATATTAAAATGGAAGACTTGGTAAATAGAGCGGATTCAGATAAACAGGCAAGTGTGTATTATTATGATAATCCTACGCATAAAGCGATGAGTAGAATGGTATTAAATTTTGATGAGCCAAAGTATTCTAGATCTGTAGAAATTTTGCAAAAAGATCCAGCGACTAAAGAATTTGTTTCTGTTGCGGACACTGTGATTTATAAAAGACAAGAGGATAAGGGAGAGCATAACATTGAATTGCCATCGTATCGAGGCGGAGAGTTAAAAATTATTATAGTGAATAAGGAAGATAAGCCGCTCACTCTTAAATCTATAGAAGCCTATTCAGAAATGGAAGAGATTGTATTTGAAATTCCAAAATCATCTATAGTCGATGAATCTCATCCGCTATTATTGTATTATGGAAATGAATATGTTCGATCTCCTGAATTTGATATGAAGACAACCTACGATGAAAAACTAAAACATGTAAGTTTAAAAGTAGGGGAACACAAAGTAAATCCTGAATTTGCTTATTCCATGATGGAGCCTCCTGTATCTTCCTGGATCATAAGAGGAGTTTTTGGAATTGGACTATTGCTAATGATTTACCCTGCGTTCACGATTTTGAGACGTTATAGGACAGAGCTAGACTTAGAAAAAAAAGAGAATGAAACAGTAAGTTAG
- a CDS encoding Uma2 family endonuclease — translation MVCEILSDSTRKNDLINKSERYLKNGIKEYWIIDLLSKKVILRKNRNSTWLEESSNTLQSEVLVGFTFDTKEFFEED, via the coding sequence ATGGTTTGCGAAATTCTTTCCGACTCCACCCGGAAAAATGATTTAATAAATAAGTCAGAGCGCTATTTAAAAAATGGAATCAAAGAATACTGGATCATAGACTTACTTTCTAAAAAAGTTATACTCAGAAAAAATCGAAATTCCACTTGGCTTGAAGAATCTTCGAATACTTTACAAAGTGAAGTCCTAGTAGGATTCACTTTTGATACAAAAGAATTTTTCGAAGAGGATTAA
- a CDS encoding FG-GAP repeat protein: protein MKYFSILTVLLFISCLSAKKSPFDISSPGVGMGMGFALVFGSNSNSQTNTTGNTTTTTTTTTTNTVDTISPTGTVTNLKSKGTIDTGLLIGTASDNVGVASVEVQINSGSYTTATTLTNSTTTTGTKDWTYKIPVTAKWTYAFTNTVNVRVTDTSGNTTISALTSVQKGENRDINGDGFIDLVVGAPTFGGNNGRVYVFNGSATGISQTSVTNASQTFTGTALRKFGSSIAMTDINGDGFADMVVCEFFAAGTNSSFYYLGSSSGFGSKNTIIQVSSTEYCRAMVVGDFNNDGYGDVAISNSTSSDNGGNGNVYIYRGNSSGLNISPVQILTSPGTNLGMDLTSGDINGDGKTDLVARTSSNPYIVSFLSDGSNLVISSTFTTILNSQPVLADFNGDGKADLAAAEMGFSGNTGRVHIFLSNGTNLNTTSSQAIVGELAGNLFSNKIYAGDANQDGIIDLIIAHSGFDTLEYGKVYIFYGCLTTGICKGSVNASAADLKITGSPIDALQFGSSTRLIDINRDGFPDLLVGGPGYNNNGALFIFKGSASGISTSYTSYTNASSTIVETSASSNFGLSLY, encoded by the coding sequence ATGAAATATTTTTCCATTTTGACAGTTCTCCTTTTTATTAGCTGTTTGTCGGCTAAAAAATCTCCTTTTGATATAAGCAGTCCAGGTGTAGGAATGGGAATGGGGTTCGCACTTGTATTTGGAAGTAACTCGAATTCCCAAACAAACACTACCGGTAATACGACTACGACTACGACTACAACTACTACAAATACTGTCGATACAATTTCACCGACAGGGACAGTTACAAATTTAAAATCCAAAGGCACGATAGATACCGGCTTATTGATTGGCACTGCTAGCGACAACGTGGGAGTAGCCTCAGTAGAAGTGCAGATTAATTCGGGAAGTTATACGACGGCTACTACTTTAACAAACTCAACTACAACAACTGGAACTAAAGACTGGACTTATAAAATACCGGTAACGGCTAAGTGGACGTATGCGTTTACTAATACTGTGAATGTTCGCGTGACTGATACTAGCGGCAACACTACAATATCCGCTTTGACTTCTGTTCAGAAAGGAGAAAATCGGGATATTAATGGAGATGGATTCATTGACCTAGTAGTAGGCGCGCCAACTTTTGGTGGCAACAACGGAAGAGTGTATGTTTTTAACGGGAGTGCAACTGGCATTAGCCAGACATCTGTAACGAATGCAAGCCAGACTTTTACTGGAACGGCACTAAGAAAATTTGGTTCTTCTATTGCGATGACGGATATAAATGGGGATGGATTTGCGGATATGGTGGTTTGTGAGTTTTTTGCGGCAGGCACAAACTCTTCTTTCTATTATTTAGGCAGCAGCAGTGGCTTTGGAAGTAAAAATACAATTATTCAAGTGAGTAGCACGGAATATTGCAGAGCAATGGTTGTGGGTGATTTTAATAATGATGGATATGGAGATGTGGCGATTAGTAATTCAACTTCGTCTGATAATGGCGGGAATGGGAATGTTTACATTTACCGAGGAAATTCCAGCGGGTTAAATATCTCCCCTGTCCAAATACTAACGTCTCCAGGGACAAATCTTGGAATGGATTTAACATCGGGGGATATTAATGGCGATGGAAAAACAGACTTAGTCGCTAGAACAAGTAGCAATCCTTATATCGTGTCTTTTTTATCCGATGGTAGTAACCTAGTTATCTCATCCACTTTTACTACCATTTTAAACTCTCAGCCAGTCCTCGCTGATTTCAATGGAGACGGCAAAGCGGACTTAGCCGCTGCAGAAATGGGATTTAGCGGAAACACTGGTCGCGTTCATATTTTCCTAAGCAATGGAACTAATCTAAATACGACTTCTAGCCAAGCTATTGTTGGAGAATTAGCTGGTAATTTATTTTCTAACAAAATATACGCCGGGGATGCTAACCAAGATGGAATCATCGATTTAATAATTGCTCATTCTGGTTTTGACACGTTAGAATACGGGAAAGTGTATATTTTTTACGGTTGCCTAACAACTGGAATTTGCAAAGGTTCCGTAAATGCATCAGCCGCTGATTTGAAGATCACTGGTTCACCGATTGATGCGCTTCAATTTGGTAGCTCAACACGATTGATCGATATTAATCGTGATGGGTTTCCCGATTTATTAGTAGGCGGACCTGGATACAATAATAATGGTGCCCTTTTTATTTTTAAAGGCTCTGCTTCTGGAATTTCAACTAGCTATACTTCTTATACAAACGCAAGTTCAACCATAGTTGAAACTTCCGCAAGTAGTAATTTTGGGTTAAGTCTATATTAG
- a CDS encoding MBL fold metallo-hydrolase: MTEIQRKWNLQAMEEKLNPINFFLKSNLLYKIRNAFKIQINIMKYLVFIFAFFVTSIFADDEIRSIHALVYGRSTYPSELLNVNDGTKNKTILWLFYLIQTDKQIILVDTGFTNKKYISSFQISDYKSPTLLLRNVGVDYMQVTDIILTHSHFDHIGSAHHFPNAKIYINTKELEVFERSDEYKQFEKIFEVRKLRNKIVKVDSNFYFSPEISVYFSGGHTIGSQFVHIKTDNKEFVITGDECYFAKECLDGIGLGSKAAYSISNNKKFIDRLSEIHKKNNRLEVLTLHDFELIRNSLIPKNGIIPIYETEKKK; the protein is encoded by the coding sequence TTGACTGAAATTCAAAGAAAATGGAATTTGCAAGCAATGGAAGAAAAGCTCAATCCTATCAACTTTTTCTTGAAATCTAATTTGCTTTACAAAATTAGGAATGCTTTTAAAATCCAAATTAACATCATGAAGTATCTAGTTTTTATTTTTGCCTTTTTTGTTACCTCAATTTTCGCTGACGATGAAATTAGAAGTATCCATGCCCTTGTGTATGGAAGAAGCACCTATCCAAGTGAATTACTAAATGTAAATGATGGAACAAAGAACAAAACAATTCTCTGGCTATTCTATCTTATTCAAACCGATAAACAAATCATACTTGTAGATACTGGATTTACAAATAAAAAATATATTTCCTCCTTTCAAATTTCAGATTATAAATCCCCTACTCTACTCTTACGAAATGTAGGAGTAGATTACATGCAGGTAACAGACATTATCCTTACACATAGTCATTTTGATCATATAGGAAGTGCACATCATTTTCCGAATGCTAAAATCTATATCAACACAAAAGAGCTGGAAGTATTTGAACGCTCAGATGAATACAAACAATTTGAAAAAATCTTTGAAGTTCGGAAATTAAGGAACAAAATAGTAAAGGTTGATAGCAACTTCTATTTCAGCCCGGAAATATCTGTCTACTTCTCCGGGGGGCACACAATCGGCTCCCAATTTGTGCACATCAAAACAGACAACAAGGAATTCGTAATCACAGGAGATGAATGCTACTTTGCTAAAGAATGCTTGGATGGAATTGGACTTGGATCCAAGGCTGCCTATAGCATTTCCAATAATAAAAAATTTATTGATAGACTTTCCGAAATCCACAAGAAAAATAACCGCTTAGAAGTTTTAACTCTACACGATTTCGAATTAATTCGAAATTCCTTAATCCCAAAGAATGGAATTATTCCAATCTATGAAACGGAAAAGAAGAAGTAG
- a CDS encoding phosphotyrosine protein phosphatase, producing MHPKLKVLFLCSQNKKRSPTAEEIYGVFDSLEVRSAGLNKGAVYLLEPEDIQWADIIFVMEKKHFENLHRKYEDFTKNKKVINLSIPDKFAFMDETLIRVLRQKVDKYVL from the coding sequence ATGCATCCTAAATTAAAAGTCTTATTCCTTTGTAGTCAAAATAAAAAAAGAAGTCCAACTGCCGAAGAAATTTATGGCGTATTCGATTCTTTAGAAGTGAGGTCGGCGGGACTCAATAAAGGTGCTGTTTATTTATTGGAGCCCGAGGATATTCAATGGGCGGATATAATTTTTGTTATGGAAAAGAAACATTTTGAAAACTTGCATCGGAAATATGAGGACTTTACTAAAAACAAAAAGGTTATCAACCTAAGTATTCCAGATAAATTTGCATTCATGGATGAAACTTTAATTAGAGTTTTGCGGCAAAAGGTAGATAAATATGTATTGTAA
- a CDS encoding SpoIID/LytB domain-containing protein, producing the protein MRLLLFILFAINCSVFAEEVRIGIFAKHSITQLQVQVADNTRIFFQGKDKTITQGNWNIKLQNDKVLFSHPTEKIQGDHILLRSNQEFTIKAISNNIQLSRPYKGNLELYAKSKRILLVLTLPLEEYVSSSTYSELGELLLDKSISEQAKNALIASQEIVIRTYIVNERQRHKNESYDFCDLTHCIHFAGNVNKPSLYPEIILSGKEPVRGYFHSTCGGKLSGPELFWSKHEISSHYRRGNDGEDANCKDSPHSNWETILSNSELEEILAVHNLTSIQTKTKEGRVTSLQYTFGSQEEKTVSISTFSTKAGKLLGWNKIKSNNFTLTKTGNHYRFQGKGLGHGIGLCQWGAKSLAANGKSHSEILEFYFPKAELKKTGINPKESRTR; encoded by the coding sequence ATGCGGCTTCTTTTATTTATCCTCTTTGCAATAAATTGCTCCGTATTTGCAGAAGAAGTAAGAATCGGAATTTTTGCAAAGCATTCTATTACACAGTTACAGGTTCAAGTAGCGGATAACACGCGTATATTCTTCCAAGGGAAAGACAAGACTATTACGCAAGGCAATTGGAATATCAAACTTCAAAATGATAAAGTTTTATTCTCACACCCAACGGAAAAGATACAAGGAGATCATATTCTTCTTCGCTCCAATCAAGAATTTACAATCAAAGCCATTTCCAATAACATTCAACTCAGTCGCCCTTATAAAGGAAATCTAGAACTCTATGCAAAGAGCAAAAGAATTCTCCTTGTTTTAACTTTACCATTAGAGGAATACGTTAGTTCCTCTACCTACTCTGAACTAGGAGAACTCCTTTTGGATAAATCCATTTCCGAGCAAGCAAAGAATGCCCTCATTGCTTCGCAAGAAATAGTCATTCGCACATACATTGTAAACGAAAGGCAAAGACACAAAAACGAATCCTATGATTTTTGTGATTTAACTCACTGCATTCACTTTGCTGGTAATGTAAATAAGCCTTCTCTTTATCCAGAAATAATTCTATCAGGGAAAGAGCCTGTGAGAGGATACTTTCATTCTACCTGCGGAGGCAAATTATCGGGACCCGAATTGTTTTGGTCTAAACACGAAATCTCTTCTCATTATAGAAGAGGAAATGATGGAGAAGATGCAAACTGCAAAGATTCCCCCCATTCCAATTGGGAAACAATTTTATCTAACTCTGAATTAGAAGAAATTCTAGCAGTTCACAACTTGACTTCTATACAAACAAAAACAAAGGAAGGAAGAGTCACAAGTCTGCAATATACTTTTGGAAGCCAAGAAGAGAAGACTGTTTCCATTTCCACTTTTTCAACTAAAGCAGGTAAACTTCTAGGTTGGAATAAAATCAAAAGCAATAACTTCACTCTCACAAAAACAGGCAACCATTATAGATTCCAAGGGAAAGGATTAGGACATGGGATTGGTCTATGTCAATGGGGAGCTAAGAGCCTTGCGGCTAACGGTAAATCACATTCAGAGATACTAGAATTCTATTTCCCTAAAGCTGAGTTAAAGAAAACAGGGATTAACCCCAAAGAGAGTAGAACAAGGTGA
- a CDS encoding NADPH:quinone oxidoreductase family protein has protein sequence MKAYVAENWCEPEELVYKDIEDPTPKAGEVVVDIKASGMNFPDMLLIQGKYQLRPKRPFSPGIEVAGIISAVGEGVTKWKVGDKAMGLCWLGGYAEKVAIAEKNIYPMPDTMSFEEAAGFIVTYQSSYFAIVVRAKLQAGETMLVHAGAGGIGSSAIQIGKALGAKVYATAGSEEKLEVIRNLGADLALNYNDATWSKKIRKEYGGVDVVIDPVGGDAFDKSILCTNFEGRIVVVGFTSGRIPTLAVNMLLLNNISVMGVYWNLYQNDKPEAIQKCVNQLNEWYVQGKVKPLVYKTYPLRDAPKALREVGTRKTYGKTILIP, from the coding sequence ATGAAAGCTTATGTAGCCGAAAATTGGTGCGAGCCTGAAGAACTCGTTTATAAAGATATCGAAGACCCCACGCCTAAAGCAGGTGAGGTCGTAGTCGATATCAAAGCAAGTGGAATGAATTTTCCTGACATGCTACTCATTCAGGGCAAATATCAATTACGTCCCAAACGTCCCTTTTCTCCCGGCATTGAAGTAGCAGGAATTATTTCTGCTGTCGGAGAAGGTGTAACAAAATGGAAAGTTGGCGATAAGGCTATGGGCTTATGCTGGTTAGGCGGTTATGCAGAGAAAGTTGCAATTGCTGAAAAGAATATTTATCCGATGCCGGATACAATGAGCTTTGAAGAAGCAGCAGGATTTATAGTTACCTATCAATCCTCTTACTTTGCAATCGTAGTTCGAGCAAAACTACAAGCAGGGGAAACTATGTTAGTCCACGCAGGTGCAGGTGGCATTGGTAGCTCCGCAATTCAAATAGGCAAAGCATTAGGCGCAAAAGTATATGCAACTGCCGGAAGCGAAGAAAAGTTAGAAGTGATTCGCAATCTAGGTGCAGACCTAGCATTAAATTACAATGATGCGACATGGTCTAAAAAGATTCGCAAAGAATATGGAGGTGTAGATGTAGTCATTGACCCGGTAGGGGGAGATGCCTTCGACAAATCAATATTATGCACAAACTTTGAAGGACGAATTGTAGTAGTAGGATTTACAAGCGGAAGAATACCAACTCTCGCAGTCAATATGTTATTATTAAATAACATAAGCGTGATGGGGGTATATTGGAATCTATACCAGAATGATAAACCAGAAGCGATTCAGAAATGTGTAAACCAATTGAATGAATGGTATGTGCAAGGAAAAGTAAAACCATTGGTATACAAGACTTATCCGCTACGAGATGCCCCAAAAGCATTGCGAGAAGTAGGAACTAGAAAAACATACGGGAAAACAATATTAATACCATGA